One window of the Runella slithyformis DSM 19594 genome contains the following:
- a CDS encoding MBL fold metallo-hydrolase RNA specificity domain-containing protein — protein sequence MKINFYGAARRVTGTKHLITTEKGTKILLDCGLFQGINTQDLNQHFGFSAKEIDFVILSHAHIDHAGLLPRLVRQGYRGPIYCTSATADLCGIMLLDSAFIQQKDLERINERRRKKKEEELELLYDENDVRQTLELFVTVGYHEDFWLNRDEVKVRFTDTGHILGSAAVHLTIKDQGVEKQVTFSGDVGRPNDKILRSPEPFPQAQVIICESTYGNRKHEPEPDMKAHLLRIVRDTCVTRAGKLLIPAFAVDRTQELIYALDQLANEGLLPRLKVFIDSPLAVKATSIMRKHDDCFNPDLLEYIEKDGDAFNFPNLYYISDVEQSKAINDLKEPCVIISASGMAEAGRIKHHIKNNILDPNSTILLVGYCSPESLGAALKRGDAEVKIFGESYQVRARVEVMDSFSAHADYTELIQFLKCQDPTQVKKLFLVHGEYENQLVFKERLEAEGFRKVEIPAQGEGFFL from the coding sequence ATGAAAATCAACTTTTACGGTGCCGCTCGCCGCGTGACCGGTACCAAGCACCTCATTACGACCGAAAAAGGAACGAAAATATTGCTGGATTGCGGTCTTTTTCAGGGCATCAATACGCAAGACCTCAACCAACATTTTGGGTTCAGTGCCAAAGAAATTGATTTTGTCATTCTTTCGCACGCGCACATTGACCATGCCGGTTTATTGCCCCGATTGGTACGTCAGGGATACCGAGGACCTATTTACTGCACCTCTGCTACCGCCGATTTATGTGGCATCATGCTGTTAGACAGTGCCTTTATTCAACAGAAAGACCTTGAACGCATCAACGAGCGCCGTCGCAAAAAGAAGGAAGAAGAATTGGAGTTGCTGTATGACGAAAATGATGTACGCCAAACGCTCGAACTGTTTGTCACGGTAGGTTACCATGAAGATTTCTGGCTAAACCGTGATGAAGTGAAAGTGAGGTTTACTGATACCGGACATATTTTGGGCAGCGCGGCCGTTCATTTGACCATCAAAGACCAAGGCGTAGAAAAACAGGTGACTTTCTCGGGCGATGTGGGGCGTCCTAATGATAAAATTTTACGCAGCCCTGAGCCGTTTCCGCAGGCGCAGGTGATCATTTGTGAGTCTACCTACGGCAATCGCAAACACGAGCCCGAACCCGACATGAAGGCGCATTTGCTGCGCATCGTGCGTGATACCTGCGTGACGCGTGCCGGAAAGCTGCTCATTCCCGCTTTTGCCGTTGACCGTACGCAGGAGTTGATCTACGCCCTTGACCAACTGGCCAATGAAGGATTATTGCCGCGCCTCAAAGTGTTTATTGACAGTCCGCTGGCGGTCAAAGCCACTTCCATCATGCGCAAACACGACGACTGTTTCAATCCTGATCTTTTGGAATACATCGAAAAAGACGGCGATGCGTTCAATTTTCCTAACTTATATTACATTTCAGACGTAGAACAATCTAAAGCGATCAACGACCTCAAAGAGCCCTGCGTGATCATCTCGGCCTCCGGCATGGCGGAAGCCGGGCGTATCAAGCACCATATCAAGAACAATATCTTAGACCCCAACAGCACCATTCTGTTGGTAGGGTATTGTTCGCCCGAAAGTTTGGGGGCTGCCCTCAAGCGCGGAGATGCTGAGGTGAAGATATTTGGAGAAAGTTACCAAGTGCGGGCACGGGTAGAAGTAATGGATTCATTCTCCGCGCATGCCGACTATACCGAGCTTATTCAGTTTCTGAAATGCCAGGACCCGACACAGGTTAAAAAGTTGTTTCTGGTCCACGGCGAATACGAAAATCAACTGGTGTTTAAAGAGCGTCTGGAAGCGGAAGGATTCCGAAAGGTAGAGATTCCTGCGCAGGGGGAAGGGTTTTTTCTGTGA
- the tnpA gene encoding IS200/IS605 family transposase has protein sequence MADVFSQLYIHLVFSPKNRKSLIHPSWEERLHKYITGVVQERGHKLLAIGGMPDHIHIFVGLKPAESISELVKEIKNASNDFVKKEKLTAEKFDWQNGYGTFSYSRSHIDAVCKYILHQKEHHQKKTFREEFLKLCADFGLEIGRKDCFEWFE, from the coding sequence ATGGCAGATGTGTTTTCGCAACTCTACATTCACTTGGTATTCTCACCCAAAAATCGCAAATCGCTGATTCATCCTTCGTGGGAAGAGCGTCTGCACAAATACATCACCGGCGTGGTGCAGGAGCGCGGACATAAGCTGTTGGCCATTGGCGGAATGCCCGATCACATTCATATCTTCGTAGGACTTAAACCGGCAGAGTCTATTTCGGAATTGGTAAAAGAAATTAAAAACGCCTCCAATGACTTCGTCAAAAAAGAAAAATTGACAGCAGAAAAATTTGATTGGCAAAACGGATACGGCACCTTCTCGTACAGCCGCTCACACATTGACGCTGTCTGTAAGTACATTCTCCATCAAAAAGAACACCATCAAAAGAAGACATTTCGAGAAGAGTTTCTAAAATTGTGCGCTGATTTTGGGCTGGAAATCGGCAGAAAAGATTGTTTTGAATGGTTTGAATAA
- a CDS encoding alpha/beta hydrolase, whose amino-acid sequence MSEITQTLIAKDGLTLFTRARPIAQPKAVIAFIHGFGEHSGRYAHVANFFNKNGYSFYSLDNRGHGRSEGKRGHAPGYTSYLDDIEVFLEFIASQTNSAPVFLYGHSMGGNLVMNYVLRRKPMLKGLIVSGPWIQLAFEPKPIMIALGKMMRSIYPGFSQDSGLVQEHISKDPAVVEAYKNDPLVHGLITASAGMGAREAAELLNKYTGEMPVPTLMMHAADDKLTSQPASEAFAQRVSGPVTYKKWEGMYHEIHNEPQQLEVLNYILGWMERSA is encoded by the coding sequence ATGTCAGAAATTACCCAAACCCTTATTGCCAAAGACGGGCTCACGCTCTTTACCCGTGCCCGGCCAATTGCACAACCTAAGGCCGTGATCGCTTTCATTCACGGTTTTGGAGAGCACAGCGGCCGCTATGCGCACGTAGCAAATTTTTTCAACAAAAATGGGTATTCATTCTACAGCCTTGATAACCGCGGCCACGGAAGATCCGAAGGGAAACGCGGCCATGCCCCCGGCTATACTTCGTATTTGGACGATATTGAGGTTTTTTTGGAATTCATTGCGTCTCAAACCAACTCGGCCCCTGTATTTCTTTACGGGCATTCGATGGGAGGAAATTTGGTCATGAACTACGTTCTTCGCCGCAAGCCCATGCTCAAAGGCCTGATCGTAAGCGGCCCATGGATACAGTTGGCGTTTGAGCCCAAGCCCATTATGATCGCGTTAGGCAAAATGATGCGTTCGATTTATCCCGGCTTCAGTCAGGACAGCGGCTTGGTGCAGGAACATATTTCAAAAGATCCGGCCGTCGTAGAGGCTTATAAAAACGACCCTTTGGTACACGGATTGATCACGGCGTCGGCCGGTATGGGTGCCCGGGAAGCGGCCGAATTGCTGAATAAGTACACCGGCGAAATGCCTGTGCCGACCTTAATGATGCATGCCGCAGACGATAAATTGACCTCTCAACCCGCAAGCGAAGCATTTGCACAACGGGTAAGCGGTCCCGTAACGTACAAAAAATGGGAAGGAATGTATCACGAAATCCATAACGAGCCTCAGCAATTGGAAGTGCTTAATTACATACTCGGCTGGATGGAACGCAGTGCCTGA
- a CDS encoding DEAD/DEAH box helicase produces MKFEEYHIAPEIKKSLVNLGFKRPTDIQFKAIPSILKGEDVLAIAQTGTGKTAAFAIPIIHLLNERKRNNRRPDGVKCIVMVPTHELALQITEVFNRLGHFTLVETLGLFGGVAQDPQIAKLNKGVDVVVATPGRLFDLVSQGHLKLDRVEVLILDEADHMLDLGFIKDIRDLLRHLPRQRQTLFFSATIDDKIKKLAYSLINSGAIRIQISPKDPVAKNIEHFVAYVEMDDKRFFLERIINEHPESKIMVFVRTKVRAERVAKALERMEIKSLTLHGDKEQKDRLAALNDFKSGKTKVLIATDISARGIDITGVDYVINYDLPEQAENYVHRVGRTGRGTLKGNAVSFCSPEEKPILEEIETYLDKPIDVLQISKADYDSMIDFTNDNSGNLQVLLREIEELEESRKKKKRKKR; encoded by the coding sequence ATGAAGTTTGAAGAGTATCACATTGCCCCCGAAATCAAGAAGAGTTTAGTCAATCTGGGTTTCAAACGTCCCACCGACATTCAGTTTAAAGCGATTCCTTCCATTTTGAAAGGGGAAGATGTGTTGGCCATTGCCCAAACCGGGACGGGAAAAACCGCCGCGTTTGCCATTCCCATCATTCATTTACTCAACGAACGCAAACGAAATAACCGCCGCCCCGACGGCGTGAAGTGCATCGTCATGGTGCCCACGCACGAGCTGGCGCTGCAAATTACCGAAGTATTCAACCGCCTCGGGCATTTTACCCTGGTCGAAACGCTGGGCCTGTTTGGGGGAGTTGCGCAGGATCCGCAGATCGCCAAACTGAACAAGGGCGTGGATGTAGTGGTGGCAACACCCGGACGGCTTTTCGACCTGGTCAGCCAGGGACATTTAAAGCTGGACCGCGTGGAAGTACTGATTCTTGACGAAGCCGACCACATGCTGGATCTGGGCTTTATCAAAGACATTCGTGATTTGCTCCGACACCTGCCGCGCCAGCGACAAACACTGTTTTTCTCAGCTACCATTGATGATAAGATCAAAAAACTGGCCTATTCATTGATCAACAGCGGAGCCATTCGGATTCAGATTTCGCCCAAAGATCCCGTCGCCAAAAACATCGAACATTTTGTGGCGTACGTGGAAATGGACGATAAACGCTTTTTTCTGGAACGGATCATTAATGAACATCCGGAAAGCAAAATCATGGTCTTTGTACGAACCAAAGTACGGGCCGAGCGAGTGGCTAAGGCATTGGAACGGATGGAGATCAAAAGCCTGACGCTGCACGGCGACAAAGAACAGAAAGACCGCCTGGCGGCGTTGAATGACTTCAAAAGCGGAAAGACCAAAGTATTGATCGCTACCGATATCAGCGCCCGGGGAATTGACATTACGGGGGTTGACTATGTGATTAATTACGACTTGCCCGAGCAGGCCGAAAACTACGTTCACCGCGTAGGACGTACGGGGCGCGGCACCTTGAAAGGAAATGCCGTTTCGTTTTGCAGTCCCGAAGAAAAACCCATTTTGGAAGAGATAGAAACCTATCTGGATAAGCCCATCGATGTATTGCAGATCAGCAAAGCCGATTATGACAGTATGATTGACTTTACCAATGATAACTCCGGAAATTTACAGGTGCTTCTTCGCGAAATAGAGGAGTTGGAAGAAAGCCGAAAAAAGAAAAAAAGGAAAAAGAGATAA
- a CDS encoding penicillin acylase family protein has translation MKYLRALLSLLVAGGLTYLLNRPLGPAPALGPFFSPFTGFWQNNNAPQQTVASELKLQGLKGEVTVKYDDNGVPHIFAENDEDLFFAQGYIIARDRLWQMDFYTRVTSGRLSEVMGPLALDFDRYNRRLQLPEGAAKLAEAFMQDPVSKMVAESYSAGINAYITQVDYKDLAIEFKILGYKPEAWSPLKTALVEMLMRKDMNARSDDYRMSNTLAKHGKEVVNDLFPDYPVEESPIVPKGTRWDFTPVAIPKVPEMLQASVAARLDVESENPGIGSNNWAVHGSRTATGLPLLSNDPHLGLSLPSIWYQMQLVSPTVNVYGVCVPGWPGIGIGFNKDVAWGMTNVGSDVFDFYQVKFKDRDQTEYQYDGKWRPVTMKVNEFSVKGQAKTVLDTVRYTHHGPILYSDGQTPFMGDLPVGHALTWIGPVALGNSLKGLYMINRAKSYDDYRAIMPYLASPAFNIVFASNQNDVAITSAGQLPLKWKEQGKFVLDGSNSVHDWRGWIPVEHNPYVKNPARGYVSSANQFPADLSYPYYLGWKFAPGERGIRINERLENMKQATVDSLRLLQNDNFNVEARRILPDLLKLLETDAKAKANPAYAVLAQWNLRNDPDQVAPTIFERWVRELRLAIWEDEFPSNDKKAPMMLPTRDRTWALLQKQPDSKWFDNTGTPDKIETAADIVQTTFTATVDSLIAQHGPINPEAWAWGKAKSTDIKHLVPLFKSFSRMDVINGGGPNIVNATTESGHGPSWRMVVQLDKTWPKAFGLYPGGQSGNPGSPLYDNMIDRWAKGELNELVFLKSKEEVHPKIISTLKLRK, from the coding sequence ATGAAGTACCTCCGTGCGTTGTTAAGTCTGCTGGTAGCCGGTGGACTGACGTACCTGCTTAACCGGCCGTTAGGCCCTGCCCCAGCCTTAGGGCCTTTTTTCAGTCCTTTCACCGGATTTTGGCAAAATAACAACGCTCCTCAACAGACCGTCGCTTCCGAATTGAAACTGCAGGGACTCAAGGGAGAAGTCACTGTGAAATACGATGATAACGGTGTCCCGCACATTTTTGCAGAAAACGACGAAGATCTGTTTTTTGCGCAGGGATACATCATTGCCCGCGACCGCCTGTGGCAAATGGATTTTTATACCCGTGTTACCTCCGGAAGATTAAGTGAAGTAATGGGACCCCTTGCGTTGGACTTTGACCGATACAACCGCCGCCTCCAACTGCCTGAGGGAGCGGCTAAGCTTGCGGAAGCCTTTATGCAGGACCCCGTTTCAAAAATGGTAGCCGAGTCTTATTCTGCGGGAATCAACGCCTACATCACACAGGTTGACTACAAAGACCTGGCCATTGAATTCAAGATATTAGGGTACAAGCCGGAAGCCTGGTCGCCGCTGAAAACGGCCTTGGTCGAAATGCTCATGCGCAAAGACATGAACGCCCGCTCAGATGATTACAGAATGTCAAATACCTTGGCAAAACACGGTAAAGAGGTGGTGAATGACCTTTTTCCCGATTATCCTGTGGAAGAATCACCCATCGTTCCCAAAGGTACCAGGTGGGATTTTACCCCCGTGGCAATCCCCAAAGTACCCGAAATGTTGCAGGCAAGCGTAGCTGCCCGGTTGGACGTAGAATCTGAAAACCCCGGCATCGGTTCCAACAACTGGGCGGTGCATGGCTCACGCACTGCTACCGGTTTGCCGCTGCTTTCCAACGACCCGCATTTGGGTTTATCACTGCCCTCTATTTGGTACCAGATGCAGTTGGTGTCACCTACGGTCAATGTATATGGCGTATGTGTACCCGGTTGGCCGGGCATAGGCATCGGTTTCAATAAAGATGTGGCTTGGGGCATGACCAATGTTGGCTCGGATGTGTTTGATTTTTACCAAGTTAAATTTAAAGACAGGGACCAAACCGAGTATCAGTATGACGGGAAGTGGCGCCCTGTGACCATGAAAGTCAATGAGTTTAGCGTAAAAGGCCAAGCAAAAACGGTTTTGGATACGGTTCGTTATACCCATCATGGTCCTATCCTTTACAGTGACGGCCAAACGCCTTTCATGGGAGATTTGCCCGTTGGTCACGCCCTGACGTGGATTGGGCCCGTGGCGTTGGGAAATTCGCTGAAAGGTTTATACATGATCAATCGCGCCAAAAGCTACGATGATTACCGTGCCATCATGCCGTATCTGGCCTCACCGGCTTTTAATATCGTTTTTGCGAGCAATCAAAATGATGTTGCCATTACTTCTGCCGGACAGTTGCCGCTCAAGTGGAAAGAGCAGGGTAAGTTTGTCTTGGACGGTTCGAATTCCGTGCATGACTGGCGAGGATGGATTCCGGTAGAGCATAATCCTTACGTCAAAAATCCTGCCCGGGGCTACGTCAGTTCGGCCAATCAATTTCCCGCCGATCTTTCCTATCCGTACTATTTAGGGTGGAAATTTGCGCCGGGCGAGCGGGGAATTCGGATCAATGAGCGGCTGGAGAACATGAAGCAGGCCACGGTCGATAGTTTACGGTTGTTACAAAACGACAACTTCAACGTAGAAGCACGCCGTATTTTGCCTGACTTGCTCAAATTACTGGAAACGGATGCAAAGGCCAAAGCCAATCCTGCTTATGCTGTTTTGGCGCAATGGAACCTGCGCAATGACCCCGATCAAGTGGCTCCTACCATCTTTGAGCGTTGGGTTCGCGAACTTCGTTTGGCGATATGGGAAGATGAGTTTCCTTCCAACGACAAAAAAGCGCCCATGATGCTTCCTACCCGCGACCGTACGTGGGCATTGCTTCAAAAACAACCGGATTCCAAATGGTTTGACAATACCGGAACGCCGGATAAGATCGAAACTGCCGCCGATATCGTACAGACAACGTTTACCGCTACCGTTGATTCGCTCATTGCCCAACACGGCCCGATCAATCCGGAAGCGTGGGCGTGGGGCAAAGCCAAAAGCACCGATATTAAACACCTTGTGCCGCTCTTTAAATCTTTTTCGCGCATGGATGTCATCAATGGCGGAGGCCCCAACATTGTCAATGCGACGACCGAGAGCGGTCACGGACCTTCCTGGCGAATGGTGGTACAGTTGGATAAAACCTGGCCAAAAGCATTTGGACTCTATCCCGGAGGCCAATCCGGCAATCCCGGAAGTCCCCTGTATGACAACATGATCGACCGGTGGGCTAAGGGTGAACTGAATGAATTGGTCTTTTTGAAATCAAAAGAAGAAGTTCACCCTAAGATCATTTCGACATTGAAACTGCGTAAATAA
- a CDS encoding DUF1553 domain-containing protein encodes MKSKWILTGLAAIVLLSSFSFLGVFEHRVNFNDEVKPILNKHCMACHGGVKKAGGVSFLFEQDMYQPAKSGRPPVVAGDADDSEMMRRILLPEGHEDKMPKDGPPLTKEEVEVLTQWIDQGAKWGNHWAYNRIERPELPAIGGFWARLGLTDDDETRWAKNEIDRFVLEKLREQHLKPAPEADRATLIRRVSLDLTGLPPTEAQVRQFLNDTSPNAYETLVDSLLASPAYGERWAGTWLDLARYADTKGYERDPGRNIWRYRDWLIKAYNEDKPYDRFITEQLAGDLLPDATDDNLVATGFHRNTMTNDEGGTQDEEFRVAAVIDRVNTTWDVFQGTSFGCVQCHSHPYDPFRHEDYYKYMAFFNNSRDEDVTSETPTLRFYKSEDSLRIVKVERWIQQYARSKGQNTMGVGEFRQFVRIMEPKVNSHDFDQHVNASLLDAKYFGMQDNGSARWQNVTLTGMSRLLIAVGTNAENALLEVHQDSVRGKVLTSLAVPKTGGAGRDTVVILPVQPDTGKHTLYWTLKSPKTPKEWVQIKWAVFQPSLPGSDQPGFAEIEKEYAQILTGNVENTPIMYDGHGDLARQTYVFVRGNWTVKGDKVQPDVPGVFKGKNGGKGQSKMTDRLDLARWMTSRDHPLTARVAVNRLWEQLFGTGIVETVEDFGSQGIPPTHQTLLDWLSVELMETQQWSIKKLLKKIVLSATYRQSSAVTPEKLEKDPYNKWLSRGARVRLTAEQVRDQMLAVSGLLSRKMYGKSVMPLQPDNIWLSPYDGAKWQLSAGEDRYRRALYIYWKRTAPYPSMVTFDAPSREFCQVRRIRTNTPLQALVTLNDPVYLEVAHCFSENIAARYHEPQQQIREAYRRLTYQTISPKRLQVLTKLYQQSLAQYRKDPLAVKKLLAYDGSATPELAALTVTTNAMLNLDEVVTKQ; translated from the coding sequence ATGAAATCAAAATGGATACTGACGGGGTTGGCGGCCATTGTGCTGTTAAGCTCTTTCTCATTTTTAGGAGTGTTTGAACATCGGGTAAATTTCAACGATGAAGTAAAACCTATTTTGAACAAACACTGCATGGCCTGTCATGGAGGAGTGAAAAAGGCGGGAGGCGTAAGTTTTCTGTTTGAGCAGGACATGTACCAACCTGCCAAGTCGGGCCGGCCGCCGGTAGTAGCCGGGGATGCCGATGACAGTGAGATGATGCGGCGTATTTTACTGCCGGAGGGGCATGAAGACAAAATGCCCAAAGACGGTCCGCCTCTGACAAAAGAAGAAGTAGAAGTACTCACACAATGGATCGACCAAGGGGCCAAATGGGGAAATCACTGGGCCTACAACCGCATAGAGCGTCCCGAACTACCCGCAATCGGCGGTTTTTGGGCACGGCTCGGCCTGACCGATGATGACGAAACCCGTTGGGCAAAGAATGAAATCGACCGTTTTGTGTTGGAAAAACTGCGGGAACAACACCTCAAGCCCGCTCCCGAAGCTGACCGTGCAACGCTTATTCGACGGGTAAGTTTAGATTTGACCGGATTGCCGCCTACGGAGGCACAGGTCCGGCAATTTCTCAATGATACCTCTCCTAACGCCTATGAGACTTTAGTGGATTCGCTGTTGGCTTCCCCGGCCTACGGCGAGCGCTGGGCGGGAACCTGGCTGGATTTGGCACGCTATGCCGATACCAAAGGCTATGAGCGCGATCCCGGCCGCAACATTTGGCGCTATCGCGATTGGCTCATCAAAGCCTATAACGAAGACAAGCCCTATGACCGATTCATTACGGAACAACTGGCCGGGGATCTGTTGCCCGATGCCACCGATGATAACTTAGTAGCCACGGGTTTTCACCGCAATACCATGACCAACGACGAAGGCGGTACGCAGGATGAAGAATTCCGCGTGGCGGCTGTCATCGACCGGGTCAATACTACCTGGGATGTTTTTCAGGGAACTTCCTTTGGGTGTGTCCAATGCCACAGCCATCCTTACGACCCATTCAGGCATGAGGATTATTATAAATACATGGCGTTCTTTAATAATTCCCGCGATGAAGACGTCACCAGCGAAACACCGACCCTGCGTTTTTATAAATCGGAAGATTCGTTGAGAATCGTAAAAGTAGAGCGATGGATTCAGCAATATGCAAGGAGCAAAGGGCAAAACACAATGGGAGTCGGGGAGTTTCGGCAGTTTGTCCGCATCATGGAGCCCAAGGTTAATTCGCACGACTTTGACCAACACGTCAATGCGTCCCTGTTGGATGCCAAGTATTTCGGTATGCAGGATAACGGCTCGGCGCGTTGGCAAAACGTAACGCTGACGGGTATGAGCCGCCTGCTGATCGCGGTGGGGACCAATGCCGAAAATGCGCTGCTGGAAGTTCATCAGGATAGCGTACGCGGTAAAGTCCTGACTTCTCTTGCCGTACCCAAAACGGGCGGTGCCGGGCGAGATACCGTCGTGATTCTGCCCGTGCAACCCGATACCGGTAAACACACGCTGTATTGGACCCTCAAAAGCCCCAAAACGCCTAAAGAATGGGTGCAGATCAAATGGGCGGTATTTCAGCCGTCGCTGCCCGGCAGTGACCAACCGGGTTTTGCCGAAATTGAAAAAGAATATGCACAAATCTTAACGGGAAATGTGGAAAATACGCCCATCATGTACGACGGACACGGGGACTTAGCCCGCCAAACCTACGTATTTGTGCGTGGCAATTGGACCGTAAAAGGAGATAAAGTTCAGCCGGATGTACCGGGTGTTTTTAAAGGCAAAAATGGCGGAAAAGGTCAGTCAAAAATGACCGACCGCCTTGACTTAGCCCGTTGGATGACTTCGCGTGACCATCCGCTCACGGCGCGGGTAGCGGTAAATCGACTGTGGGAACAATTGTTCGGTACCGGTATTGTAGAAACCGTCGAAGATTTTGGCTCTCAGGGGATTCCCCCCACGCATCAGACCCTGTTGGATTGGCTGTCGGTGGAGCTCATGGAAACGCAGCAGTGGAGCATTAAGAAGCTGCTGAAAAAAATCGTACTGTCGGCCACCTATCGTCAAAGCTCTGCGGTAACCCCCGAAAAGCTGGAAAAAGACCCGTATAATAAATGGCTTTCGCGCGGGGCGCGGGTGCGTCTGACGGCCGAGCAGGTGCGTGACCAGATGCTGGCGGTCAGCGGGTTGTTGTCCCGAAAAATGTACGGCAAAAGCGTGATGCCTTTGCAGCCCGATAATATTTGGCTTTCGCCCTACGACGGGGCTAAATGGCAACTCAGCGCCGGAGAAGATCGCTACCGTCGCGCATTGTATATTTACTGGAAACGCACCGCGCCTTATCCTTCCATGGTGACCTTCGATGCACCGAGCCGGGAGTTTTGCCAGGTGCGTCGGATCCGCACCAATACGCCTTTGCAGGCGTTGGTCACGCTCAATGACCCGGTCTATCTGGAAGTGGCCCATTGCTTTTCGGAAAATATTGCAGCGCGCTATCATGAACCGCAGCAGCAGATCCGTGAAGCTTATCGACGTCTTACGTACCAAACTATTTCGCCCAAACGCTTACAGGTATTGACAAAACTCTACCAACAGTCGCTGGCTCAGTACCGTAAAGACCCTCTTGCGGTAAAAAAGTTATTGGCCTACGATGGAAGTGCCACCCCTGAGCTTGCGGCCCTGACCGTCACTACCAATGCCATGCTCAATTTGGACGAGGTCGTAACAAAGCAATAA